From Cannabis sativa cultivar Pink pepper isolate KNU-18-1 chromosome 8, ASM2916894v1, whole genome shotgun sequence, a single genomic window includes:
- the LOC115699212 gene encoding protein WHAT'S THIS FACTOR 9, mitochondrial has product MSPLRFIFISLPKPRPHSHHHYRTFIDGTAIRWVRDRGLDHAVEREKNLIPMIKLKNLIKSEPSNSLPISIIAEKRDSLKIPTRPIEFVRKYPAIFQEFLPGGTGFQPHIRLTPEVLDIDVEEQFMYQSESYKQQVADRLLKLLMLCRTNKLPLTLVERLKWDVGLPEDYQQSLIPEFPDYFRIGVAKDRSSGPFLELVCWISEMGTSVMEKKVMNGKSDYCKGMPIAFPMHLSRGFEMDKNMKKWEDDWQKLPYVSPYENATHLPPKDDESDKWAVAVLHEFLHILAPKKTERENVLCFGEYLGIRSRFKRALLYHPGIFYMSSKNETHTVVLKEGYKRGLLTENHPLMNMRSKYIHLMNTLKEDSKPISVPGGSGSAKKQKQKQTTSDTKEGDKEEEGSKEEEGSIEEEENEGELYHSSDVEEDDDDSKQGVEEAVAIANNRRRSTKPYSDKKGRGRNSERRSAEKHSGRTRGRSSSSSQISLKTENHGRSSRGRSNLSSSRGRSMPNDTPS; this is encoded by the coding sequence ATGTCTCCTCTCCGTTTCATCTTCATTTCACTGCCGAAGCCCCGCCCCCACTCACACCATCACTACCGGACCTTCATCGACGGCACAGCCATCAGATGGGTTAGAGACCGCGGCCTCGACCACGCCGTCGAGAGGGAGAAGAATCTCATACCCATGATCAAACTCAAGAACTTAATCAAATCAGAGCCCTCCAACTCTCTCCCTATCTCCATTATCGCCGAAAAAAGGGACTCCCTTAAGATACCTACTCGTCCCATCGAGTTCGTCCGCAAGTACCCCGCGATTTTCCAGGAGTTCCTCCCCGGCGGCACTGGATTCCAACCCCATATACGGCTCACACCCGAAGTCCTCGACATCGACGTTGAAGAACAGTTTATGTATCAGAGCGAGAGTTATAAGCAGCAGGTTGCTGATCGGCTCTTGAAGCTCTTGATGCTCTGTAGAACCAACAAACTGCCGTTAACCCTCGTCGAGCGCCTGAAATGGGATGTGGGTCTTCCTGAAGACTATCAGCAGAGCTTAATCCCCGAGTTCCCTGACTACTTTCGAATTGGAGTTGCCAAAGATCGCTCATCTGGACCATTTTTGGAGCTCGTTTGCTGGATTAGTGAAATGGGGACTTCAGTTATGGAGAAGAAGGTGATGAATGGCAAGTCCGATTATTGTAAAGGGATGCCTATTGCCTTCCCTATGCATTTATCTAGAGGTTTTGAAATGGATAAGAACATGAAGAAGTGGGAAGATGATTGGCAGAAGTTGCCTTATGTTTCTCCCTATGAAAATGCAACTCATCTTCCTCCTAAGGATGATGAATCAGATAAGTGGGCAGTTGCGGTTTTGCACGAGTTTCTGCATATTTTGGCTCCGAAGAAGACAGAGAGGGAGAATGTGTTGTGCTTTGGAGAGTATTTGGGTATAAGATCAAGGTTTAAGAGGGCACTTCTTTATCATCCAGGTATATTCTATATGTCAAGTAAGAATGAAACTCATACTGTGGTTTTAAAGGAGGGTTATAAGAGAGGTTTGTTAACTGAGAATCATCCATTGATGAACATGAGAAGTAAGTACATTCATCTTATGAACACTTTGAAAGAAGATAGTAAACCCATAAGTGTGCCTGGTGGAAGTGGTAGTGCTAAAAAGCAGAAGCAGAAGCAGACTACTTCTGATACCAAAGAAGGGGACAAAGAAGAGGAAGGAAGTAAAGAGGAGGAAGGAAGTATAGAGGAGGAAGAAAATGAAGGGGAGTTGTACCACTCCTCTGATGTTGAAGAGGATGATGATGACAGTAAGCAAGGTGTAGAAGAAGCTGTTGCAATTGCAAATAATAGAAGAAGATCAACGAAACCATATTCAGATAAGAAAGGGCGGGGCCGAAATTCAGAAAGGAGGTCAGCTGAAAAACATTCTGGCAGGACTAGAGGAAGATCTTCATCTTCGTCCCAAATTTCGCTAAAAACTGAAAACCATGGTAGAAGTTCAAGAGGGAGATCAAATCTTTCTAGTAGCAGGGGAAGGTCAATGCCAAACGATACTCCTAGTTAG